The following coding sequences are from one Epinephelus fuscoguttatus linkage group LG5, E.fuscoguttatus.final_Chr_v1 window:
- the sh3bgr gene encoding SH3 domain-binding glutamic acid-rich protein isoform X14 produces MVIKVFLATSSGSTAIKKKQQDVVGFLEALKVDYTQLDIACNEENRMWMRQNVPEEKKPANGIPLPPQIFNEEGYCGDYETFFDAKEDNSVYAFLGLPPPPGSKEAEQANKADIVENGTHAEETNAEGNLDDSIEVPVEERNGVAHEEEEEGEGGEEEEEEEEVAEGDDEAVEGETAGDEAPAEEAEEAEEETDEAHAEEEEEQEEEAE; encoded by the exons ATGGTGATCAAAGTATTTCTCGCCACCTCATCGGGATCCACTGCG ATCAAGAAGAAGCAGCAAGATGTGGTCGGCTTCCTGGAGGCTCTTAAAGTGGACTACACTCAGCTGGACATCGCCTGCAATGAGGAGAACCGCATGTGGATGAGGCAGAATGTCCCTGAGGAAAAGAAGCCCGCCAACGGCATCCCTCTGCCCCCTCAAATCTTCAATGAAGAAGGCTACTGTGGG GACTATGAAACGTTCTTCGATGCCAAGGAGGACAACTCGGTGTATGCCTTCCTGGGGCTGCCCCCTCCTCCTGGGTCAAag GAAGCAGAACAGGCCAACAAGGCGGACATAGTGGAGAACGGGACCCACGCTGAGGAAACTAATGCAGAGGGGAACCTCGATGACTCAATA GAGGTTCCAGTGGAGGAGCGCAATGGGGTTGcacatgaggaggaggaggaaggtgagggtggcgaggaggaggaggaggaggaggaggtagcaGAAGGAGATGATGAAGCCGTGGAAGGAGAAACAGCAGGAGACGAGGCCCCCGCAGAAGAGGCGGAGGAGGCGGAGGAAGAAACAGACGAG GCCCacgcagaggaggaagaagaacag
- the sh3bgr gene encoding SH3 domain-binding glutamic acid-rich protein isoform X15 encodes MVIKVFLATSSGSTAIKKKQQDVVGFLEALKVDYTQLDIACNEENRMWMRQNVPEEKKPANGIPLPPQIFNEEGYCGDYETFFDAKEDNSVYAFLGLPPPPGSKEAEQANKADIVENGTHAEETNAEGNLDDSIAHAEEEEEQEEEDLQSEEEEELRQLEEEEEAEVEEEEEEEEEEEEEDVEETQEEEAE; translated from the exons ATGGTGATCAAAGTATTTCTCGCCACCTCATCGGGATCCACTGCG ATCAAGAAGAAGCAGCAAGATGTGGTCGGCTTCCTGGAGGCTCTTAAAGTGGACTACACTCAGCTGGACATCGCCTGCAATGAGGAGAACCGCATGTGGATGAGGCAGAATGTCCCTGAGGAAAAGAAGCCCGCCAACGGCATCCCTCTGCCCCCTCAAATCTTCAATGAAGAAGGCTACTGTGGG GACTATGAAACGTTCTTCGATGCCAAGGAGGACAACTCGGTGTATGCCTTCCTGGGGCTGCCCCCTCCTCCTGGGTCAAag GAAGCAGAACAGGCCAACAAGGCGGACATAGTGGAGAACGGGACCCACGCTGAGGAAACTAATGCAGAGGGGAACCTCGATGACTCAATA GCCCacgcagaggaggaagaagaacag GAGGAAGAGGATTTGCAGTCAGAG GAGGAAGAAGAGCTACGACAGCTTGAG gaagaagaagaggctgAAGTAGAAGAG gaagaagaagaagaagaagaagaagaagaagaagacgtgGAAGAAACACAG
- the sh3bgr gene encoding SH3 domain-binding glutamic acid-rich protein isoform X16, translating to MVIKVFLATSSGSTAIKKKQQDVVGFLEALKVDYTQLDIACNEENRMWMRQNVPEEKKPANGIPLPPQIFNEEGYCGDYETFFDAKEDNSVYAFLGLPPPPGSKEAEQANKADIVENGTHAEETNAEGNLDDSIAHAEEEEEQEEEEAEVEEEEEEEEEEEEEDVEETQEEEAE from the exons ATGGTGATCAAAGTATTTCTCGCCACCTCATCGGGATCCACTGCG ATCAAGAAGAAGCAGCAAGATGTGGTCGGCTTCCTGGAGGCTCTTAAAGTGGACTACACTCAGCTGGACATCGCCTGCAATGAGGAGAACCGCATGTGGATGAGGCAGAATGTCCCTGAGGAAAAGAAGCCCGCCAACGGCATCCCTCTGCCCCCTCAAATCTTCAATGAAGAAGGCTACTGTGGG GACTATGAAACGTTCTTCGATGCCAAGGAGGACAACTCGGTGTATGCCTTCCTGGGGCTGCCCCCTCCTCCTGGGTCAAag GAAGCAGAACAGGCCAACAAGGCGGACATAGTGGAGAACGGGACCCACGCTGAGGAAACTAATGCAGAGGGGAACCTCGATGACTCAATA GCCCacgcagaggaggaagaagaacag gaagaagaagaggctgAAGTAGAAGAG gaagaagaagaagaagaagaagaagaagaagaagacgtgGAAGAAACACAG
- the sh3bgr gene encoding SH3 domain-binding glutamic acid-rich protein isoform X40 → MVIKVFLATSSGSTAIKKKQQDVVGFLEALKVDYTQLDIACNEENRMWMRQNVPEEKKPANGIPLPPQIFNEEGYCGDYETFFDAKEDNSVYAFLGLPPPPGSKQAHAEEEEEQEEEAE, encoded by the exons ATGGTGATCAAAGTATTTCTCGCCACCTCATCGGGATCCACTGCG ATCAAGAAGAAGCAGCAAGATGTGGTCGGCTTCCTGGAGGCTCTTAAAGTGGACTACACTCAGCTGGACATCGCCTGCAATGAGGAGAACCGCATGTGGATGAGGCAGAATGTCCCTGAGGAAAAGAAGCCCGCCAACGGCATCCCTCTGCCCCCTCAAATCTTCAATGAAGAAGGCTACTGTGGG GACTATGAAACGTTCTTCGATGCCAAGGAGGACAACTCGGTGTATGCCTTCCTGGGGCTGCCCCCTCCTCCTGGGTCAAag CAGGCCCacgcagaggaggaagaagaacag
- the sh3bgr gene encoding SH3 domain-binding glutamic acid-rich protein isoform X17, which yields MVIKVFLATSSGSTAIKKKQQDVVGFLEALKVDYTQLDIACNEENRMWMRQNVPEEKKPANGIPLPPQIFNEEGYCGDYETFFDAKEDNSVYAFLGLPPPPGSKEAEQANKADIVENGTHAEETNAEGNLDDSIAHAEEEEEQEEEEAEVEEEEEEEEEEEEDVEETQEEEAE from the exons ATGGTGATCAAAGTATTTCTCGCCACCTCATCGGGATCCACTGCG ATCAAGAAGAAGCAGCAAGATGTGGTCGGCTTCCTGGAGGCTCTTAAAGTGGACTACACTCAGCTGGACATCGCCTGCAATGAGGAGAACCGCATGTGGATGAGGCAGAATGTCCCTGAGGAAAAGAAGCCCGCCAACGGCATCCCTCTGCCCCCTCAAATCTTCAATGAAGAAGGCTACTGTGGG GACTATGAAACGTTCTTCGATGCCAAGGAGGACAACTCGGTGTATGCCTTCCTGGGGCTGCCCCCTCCTCCTGGGTCAAag GAAGCAGAACAGGCCAACAAGGCGGACATAGTGGAGAACGGGACCCACGCTGAGGAAACTAATGCAGAGGGGAACCTCGATGACTCAATA GCCCacgcagaggaggaagaagaacag gaagaagaagaggctgAAGTAGAAGAG gaagaagaagaagaagaagaagaagaagaagacgtgGAAGAAACACAG